In Dehalococcoidia bacterium, the sequence TACGGCGTCCCCAAGCGTCTTCCCATCCGTGAGGAGGACCCCCTTGGCATTCAGTCGAATCCTTACGGAGCAACGAAGATCGCCGCGGAAGCCTTTGTCGCCGTCTATCACCGGCTCCACGGCTTCGACGCCAACATCCTGCGCTACTTCAATCCCTTCGGCCCGAACGAGCTCTGCGAGCCGGAGACGCACCTCATCCCCAACGTCATCCGCGCCGCCCTGCTGAGGCAGCCCGTGCCCCTCTACTGGAAGGGCGAGCAGATCCGCGACTACATCTACGTGGAGGACCTGGCGGCGGCGCACGCGGAGGTGCTCGAACTGCCGGGCCTGAACTACTTCAACGTCGGCAGCGATACGGGGACGAAGGCGCGGGACATTGTCCAGAAGGTGACGGACATCCTCGGCTACAGCGTCCCGATCAGGGACCTCGGCGAGCGCCCTGGCGACGTGCCGGCGAACTACGCCACCTCCGAGAAGCTCCGGAAGGCCACGAGATGGCGGCCGCTGGTCGGGCTGGACGAAGGCCTGCGCCGCACGATCGAGTATTACCGCGCGCGCCTGGGCATCGAAGGCTAGCGAACGCCGCGGACGCGCCGCAAGGCTCGGCGGACGTGCGCACTCGAGCCGGCGGGCCCCTCAGCTCGCCGGGCCGCGAGGAAGCCGGTCTTTCCTAGACCGTCGCCCTCAGGGGAGAAGCCGCGATCACGGGCGCGGGCAGCATCCCTTCCAGGATGCGCTCGAGGGCCATGGTGTGGGCGCAGGCGCCATAACCGGCAAAGAAGTCACAGGTGCAACGCCACTTCTCGTCCGCCAGTTCGACGTCGTGGTCGGCGTTTTCGCCACGGAAGTGGACGCTGAGGGCGTTTACCCGGATGCGGTCGCGC encodes:
- a CDS encoding NAD-dependent epimerase/dehydratase family protein; its protein translation is MRVLVTGGAGFIGSHTTRILLERGHQVTVYDNLSSGRRDIVPRAAVFVRGDLKDERKLTETLAEHDAVVHLAAFIAVGVSVERPVAFAENNIVNTVRLLEAMRRTGVRRIVFSSSATVYGVPKRLPIREEDPLGIQSNPYGATKIAAEAFVAVYHRLHGFDANILRYFNPFGPNELCEPETHLIPNVIRAALLRQPVPLYWKGEQIRDYIYVEDLAAAHAEVLELPGLNYFNVGSDTGTKARDIVQKVTDILGYSVPIRDLGERPGDVPANYATSEKLRKATRWRPLVGLDEGLRRTIEYYRARLGIEG